A genomic window from Bifidobacteriaceae bacterium includes:
- a CDS encoding ABC transporter permease yields the protein MAISNSNIFRGAQLRAGRFSDRHPMLRYSALKAGRALFVVWATFTATFVLLFVFPADPVDLLVDPTDIGSVKGDLRDQIERTYGFDKPPLAQYWDRLGHALTGDFGNSVTSGKPVLRAIAETLPHTLLLASLALGAALVIAFALAVAATGARQPWLRNFLTSLPSAAVSIPSFMVAILLLQVFAFGLGWFPAFGDEGWRAIALPVATLALPVSGPIAQLLIRSFEAELGAGYITTSRAKGATRARILTGDVFRNASLPALTIAGIVFGNLIAGSVITETVFARQGIGRLTQTAISALDVPLVQGVVVLVAVSFALINLAVDLLYPLLDPRIRVSRASAGASA from the coding sequence ATGGCGATATCCAATTCCAACATCTTTCGCGGCGCCCAGTTGAGGGCGGGTCGATTCTCGGATCGCCATCCAATGCTGCGCTATTCCGCGTTGAAGGCGGGCCGGGCGCTGTTCGTCGTGTGGGCCACCTTTACCGCCACGTTTGTGCTGCTTTTCGTATTTCCGGCCGACCCCGTCGACTTGTTGGTTGATCCGACCGACATTGGCAGCGTCAAAGGGGACCTGCGCGACCAAATTGAGCGCACCTACGGCTTCGACAAGCCGCCGTTGGCCCAGTATTGGGACCGCCTGGGCCACGCCCTGACAGGCGACTTCGGCAACTCTGTGACCTCTGGCAAGCCGGTTCTACGGGCCATCGCCGAAACACTGCCCCACACGCTGCTGCTCGCCTCGCTGGCGCTGGGCGCGGCGTTGGTGATCGCGTTCGCCCTTGCCGTCGCCGCCACCGGCGCGCGTCAACCTTGGTTGCGCAACTTCCTCACGTCCCTGCCGTCGGCGGCCGTTTCAATCCCGTCTTTCATGGTCGCCATCCTGTTGCTGCAGGTGTTCGCGTTTGGCCTCGGCTGGTTCCCCGCGTTTGGCGACGAGGGCTGGCGCGCCATCGCCCTCCCCGTGGCGACTCTGGCTTTGCCGGTCTCCGGACCGATCGCCCAGTTGCTGATCCGCAGCTTCGAGGCCGAACTGGGCGCGGGCTACATCACGACCAGCCGTGCCAAAGGCGCCACGCGCGCCCGTATCCTGACGGGGGATGTGTTCCGCAACGCCTCGCTGCCGGCCCTGACCATCGCCGGGATTGTGTTCGGCAATCTCATAGCCGGCTCGGTCATCACCGAGACCGTGTTCGCCCGCCAGGGAATAGGCCGTCTGACCCAAACCGCCATCAGCGCCCTGGACGTGCCGTTGGTGCAGGGCGTGGTCGTCCTGGTCGCCGTCAGCTTCGCCCTCATCAACTTGGCGGTTGACCTGCTCTATCCGCTGCTGGACCCCCGGATTCGGGTGTCCCGTGCGAGCGCCGGGGCGTCGGCATGA
- a CDS encoding ABC transporter permease yields the protein MTARAAVSGVKAIARQPALVLAWLVVATAVGWAVAPGLFTRHSPYDGDPNAIFAPPTWAHPFGADRLGRDLFARAVYGAGTTLAATLVAVAIAFVFGTVIGLAAGYFGKTADTVTMRLVDVSLAVPGLLLAMVLVSVLGYSTQNIAIAVGIASIAGFARVMRAEVIEVMAKDYIRAADALGVGRTRAVLRHVLPNSLNSVVALAALEVGTAILAVASLGFLGYGAPPPQPEWGLLVAEGRDYLGTYPWIAILPALALAAVVISTHRISVSLRKERRL from the coding sequence ATGACCGCCCGCGCGGCCGTTTCGGGTGTCAAGGCGATCGCGCGGCAACCGGCCCTGGTCCTGGCGTGGCTCGTGGTGGCGACGGCAGTGGGTTGGGCCGTCGCACCGGGGCTTTTCACCCGCCACAGTCCGTATGACGGCGACCCCAACGCCATCTTCGCGCCGCCCACTTGGGCCCATCCCTTCGGAGCGGACCGGCTGGGCCGCGATCTGTTCGCCCGCGCCGTCTACGGAGCGGGCACCACTTTGGCCGCCACCCTTGTGGCTGTCGCCATCGCGTTCGTCTTCGGGACCGTGATCGGTCTGGCGGCGGGGTATTTCGGCAAGACCGCCGACACGGTGACCATGCGGTTGGTGGACGTCTCGCTTGCCGTGCCCGGGCTCCTGCTGGCCATGGTGCTGGTGTCGGTGTTGGGCTATTCGACCCAGAACATCGCCATCGCGGTCGGGATCGCGTCGATCGCGGGATTCGCTCGCGTGATGCGGGCGGAAGTGATCGAAGTAATGGCCAAGGACTACATCCGCGCGGCGGACGCCTTGGGCGTGGGCCGCACGCGGGCCGTGCTCCGGCACGTTCTGCCAAACTCACTCAACTCGGTTGTGGCCCTGGCCGCGCTCGAGGTCGGCACCGCCATACTGGCGGTCGCCTCGCTCGGTTTCCTGGGCTACGGCGCGCCGCCCCCGCAGCCGGAATGGGGCCTGCTGGTCGCGGAAGGCCGTGACTACCTGGGCACCTACCCGTGGATCGCAATCCTGCCGGCCCTG